In Spirochaetota bacterium, a single genomic region encodes these proteins:
- a CDS encoding HepT-like ribonuclease domain-containing protein codes for MDTGRDAVVRNLEIIGEASKRIPSSIKEAHPEIEWRKIAGFRDVVIHDYFKINKDILWDVSVNKTPILVEMIGKILSSL; via the coding sequence TTGGATACTGGTAGAGATGCGGTCGTACGGAACCTTGAAATAATCGGCGAAGCCTCAAAGCGTATTCCGTCCTCGATCAAAGAAGCCCATCCGGAGATCGAGTGGCGAAAGATCGCCGGATTTAGGGATGTCGTTATTCATGACTATTTTAAGATAAATAAGGACATTCTTTGGGATGTATCTGTAAATAAAACGCCCATCCTCGTTGAAATGATAGGGAAGATATTGTCATCGTTGTGA